The Triticum aestivum cultivar Chinese Spring chromosome 4B, IWGSC CS RefSeq v2.1, whole genome shotgun sequence sequence AGTTCAAAGGAGAGTAGGTAGTTGACTAATGGCATGGACTAACATTTGGACTGAAGCCCAACTTTCATAGTCACACCGATATTTTGCTCGCTACTACAAATTATGCACCCCATATGCTGAGAAAATAGGGCGGGCAACTCCTTCGCCAAATATTGACGCACTCGCTTTGGTAGGGCTGTCCGTGGGCATAATCCAAACAACCCCAAGTAATGTGCCACGACAGGAAAGATGAACATCTAACTTACCCCGAAAAATCAGGATGGTGAACAACTTATTCTAGTAACTAAGTAATTGGTTAAAGGAAACTCTAGTAAGTAAATCAACACCTTAAGTAATTATTTAGGGCACATTCTGTTGTCCCGAGTATAGTAATACCTACGGAAGTGTTGCAAatcattctactccctccgttcctaaatatttgtttttttagagtttcaaatgaactaccatatacggatgtatgtagacatattttagagtgtagattcgctcattttgcttcgtatgtagttacttgttgaaatctctaaaaagacaaatatttaggaacggagcaaGTATATGTTAATTGTTTTCTGCAAAGAGCACCGCACAAAAGGCGGGTCTTCGTGTAGCTAGAATAGTTGCAAAGTCATTCTGCATGTAAATTGTTTTTTGCAAAGACCACCGCACAAAGTGGGTTTGGTGACTCTGATCGATCGACCACGCGTATTCTGACTTTTACATATGAGTACATATAAATAAAATAGTAATATCAAAGGGAAAGCCAAGCGGCCGGCCGGTTAGCTTAGGTATGGTACGTACACGGTCGGTACCAACGATCGAGCGAATCCGATGCCAGACTATAGGTACCGAGCTACAGGATATATTTACAACAACACCCATTGGAAAATCAACCATTCATTAGTAttcagagcatctacagccggactcctCAAACCATCCCTCGTACGTCCGTGGACGCGCCGGTTAGTGACCGGACAGGAATGAGAAAAGAAAAAACATGAGCCAATCGGATCACTCGTATCATCCCTATACGCCCGGGATGCCCGCGAACCCTCATATTCATCTCAAATATGTGGAGGATATATGGGCTTGCGGATGCGCCCGGGCATTCCGCCATGTTGGACGCGACCCTACCCCGCGACCACCTTTTCTCTTTATTTATTCAATTTTTTATTTCTCTCTCTTCATTTTCATCAATCACGTGCAAGTGACCGGACATATGCGAAAAAAATGATGAGTGTGGCTACGCAGAAGAATAAATAGGGGCTCAAACGGACACGCCCATGCGTCCACAGGCGTTTAAGCGGTCATATTTACTATGTCCAGCTGTAGATGCCCTTACTCCCTCCTATCCATATTATTGTCGTACCCTTAaaacaactttatactaaagttgcAACAAATAATATGAATCAAAGGGAGCCCATAAAAGAATCTCCCGCCGGTCTGTCGTGTGTGTAGAAACAAATTGGATTTGCTTATGCCCATCTTAACTACTTGATGATGATTGCTCATTGTGTACGCGTTGGCACGACCGTTGCGTGGTTATCATTTCCTTTTAACAGGATATATAGTAATGTGTAGGCCCCAAATAATATACTCTACATGATTGTGTGTAGagcaaggcagaggaggagcataTACTATGCATGATTTTGTATTCTATGACTCGTGAACTAGTCGGCGGtcgaaaagaaaaagagaaaaaagactGAAGCCGTGTAACGTATGTATGAAACTACGCGCTAAGGGCGTGACAGGTGTGTGTGTGTTAGTTAATAAAAAGATAATGATACAGAGCACACTAATTTAAGCAGATATCGATCTTGAACACATGCATGTTGATCACTAGGATTAGTAGTAACGTGTACACACACAAAAGATGCTTGCGCGATGTTCAAAAAGAAGAAATGGCAGAATAGTACGTAAATACTCCTttcgttctaaaatagatgactcaatctTATATTAAGTTTAATATAAAGTTAATATAAAGTAGGGTTGTctattttgaaacgaagggagtaatACGGTGGTATACTGTCTTTTAAAACAATGacgtacttcctccgtccgaaaatatttgtcatcaaaatggatgcaAAGAGATGTAcctagacgtattttaattctagatacatccctttttgtccattttaatgacaagtattttcagacgaagGGGATAGTACCTCaactatttaaaaaaaatactCTTGATCGACGGCCAGCGACCTAGGGGACGACGAATGCATTGCACGGTCTGCTTCCTTTGTTCACACTGCTTGGTGTGGGCATCCTATCCATCGACCATGCATGCTTGCCTCTCTCTATATAAAGCCCCGTATGCTTTCCAGCGATTTTGCATCGACCATCACCTAAAATTCATCAATCATCATATAGCTATCTATCCACGATAGTCTCGACACAGCGCACGGTGGTGGCTGCTTTGCCTCGTACAAGGTACGTACTTGCTAATTATGTGTGTACCTCGTACaaaatgattgttgttgttgttgttgttgttgttgtttttgttgttgtttgcatGCTTATGGCATTTATGTACTTGCCGGAGGCTACaatgtttgttttatattttttctgtttcataattcttgtcgtggtttCAGTTTAGAAAAACCACGAAAACAATCATCTTGCGAACTAAATTTTTTCCGCTGACGGACCGGTACATACTGATCTGTCTCTCTGAAATTTTTACCTTTGTTGCGGTGCTACTGTCAAAAACGCTCTCGATGAAGTATTTCACCAGGTGTACATGTAGCACTACTTGGCGTACGAACATGGTAGGCACCGGATGCCCTACATGTCAGCGGAACAGATTATTTTATTTTCTGGTCGGGACGCTGCACGCTGACTCGTTGCGAACCAGGCGATTGGGTCCATAGGCCACTGACCAATGGGCCCCGCGTCAACACGTATTGCGGGGGACCCGGTAGTCAGCGTGGGCATCCTGTCCGAGTGTCCGTACGCCCGCCACCCCGCTGCTAGCTACTCCACCCGAGCGGCCGCTTGACCGCCCGCCACCCCattgaccgccgccgccgccgccgcattatTCGCCTCGCCGCCGACCGGAACCCATCTTGCCGGCCTTCGCCACCTCGGTCTCGGTACCCGCGCGCGGAAATGGagctcggcctcgcctcctcccGCGGCCCGGCCGGCCCCTCGCTCGCCGTCGCCGGGCGGCGGCCGCGGTCCTCGCTCTCGCCGCCGCTGCCCCGTCCCCTTTCGCTTCAGGTAGCTGCTTCATCCCTCTCAAGATCGTAACGCGTGGGGCTAGATCTCAGCTGCTTGTTTTGGATTGCGCTAGGTAGCATTGCAGTAGCTAGTCCAACTCCAATCTGTAAATGCGAGCTTGACTGGCCACTTTCTTGACATGCCCAATGTTCAAGGCAGCCCACTAGGATAGCACTGATAGTTTCTTGAACAACACATATCATTTGTTTGTACGGTCCTGCTGGATAACCTTTATGCTTAACTTTTTTGGGGCATCTGCTTGACTTATTACAGCACTTGCTGTGATGTCTTGCTCAAAATGTCGTTTTCCCAGCTTGATTTTGTGTTCCAATATAAATCTGCAGAGGGGGTCAGTTCAGATGGTTTTACTACTTGTTATCACCATCCTTGTTATTATCTAACAAACAGCCCTTTTGTTGCTCCTGGTTGCAGGTACAGACTCGCGGTTACTCGATGCCTACTCTCCACTACAAGGACCATACCACAGTAGGATGCCAGGCTTCTGTAGCAACTAAATACATGTATGCAAATACTTATAAAataccccctccgttcctaaatataagtctttgtaggaatttcactatgaaccacatacggatgtatatagatgcatttagagtgtagattcactcgttttgctccgtatgtagtccatagtagaatctctacaaagacttatatttaggaacggagggagtatatactacaCTAATTTGTCTCAACAAGATTCATGAGTATTCATCTGTCTTTTCTGACGGCTGCTTTGTTCTGACGGTATGATTCTTACCAGGGAAACAGATGATACAGTCGATCTGGACTGGGAAAACCTTGGCTTTGGCCTTGTCGATACCGACTTTATGTACATGGCCAAATGCGGGCCAGATGGAAACTTTTCCAAAGGAGAAATCCTGCCTTTTGGACCCATAGCACTAAGCCCCTCTGCTGGAGTCTTAAATTATGGACAGGTTAGTTAGCCGGAGGACTTGGAAGACATTATTTCATATATGCGGTGGCATAGTAACCTGTTGTCTGTAGCTATGATAATCTCTGAATTATGTACTCTTTGATGGCCTAAAGGTATCAGGCGTGCTTAATAATTTTTGTTGTGGCATGCAGGGACTGTTTGAAGGCCTAAAAGCATATAGGAAAACTGATGGGTCTGTCCTATTGTTCCGTCCGGAGGAGAATGCCATTAGGATGAAAAATGGTTCAGATAGGATGTGCATGCCTGCACCAAGTGTTGAGCAATTTGTGGATGCAGTGAAGCAAACTGTTCTGGCAAATAAAAGATGGGTAAGTTATTTTTATGTCTTCTCATGCTCATTTCATTGCCTATGATCCCCTAACTTCTTCTTTAATGTACTACTGTAAACTTTAGGTGCCTCCTACCGGTAAAGGTTCCTTGTATATCAGGCCACTACTTATTGGAAGCGGGGCTATTCTTGGTCTTGCACCTGCTCCTGAGTACACCTTCCTTATTTATGTCTCCCCTGTTGGAAATTATTTCAAGGTTTGTACTGAGTTTTTTAGTTCAACAAACATCTGGTCACAAGTACCGTTCTTATCTTCTTGATGATATAGTATAGATGAATGGTAATTATGCCACAAGCATATTTGCACAAGTACAGGCTCATCCCCCACGATCTATCTACTATCCAATTTTCATTTTTCCAAATTTATGTTGAATGTTGATTAAGTCTGTTAACTTTATTTTACAGGAAGGTTTAGCTCCTATTAACTTGATTATTGAAGATAACTTTCACCGTGCGGCCCCTGGTGGAACTGGAGGCGTGAAAACCATTGGAAACTATGCCTCGGTAACTTTTGACATCGGCATTATTTTTCATTGTTTCGACCTCTGTCGGCACCCTTTTGTAGGAAAAAAGAACCTTTTGGGGCATCATTTGCTTTGGCATTTGCGTGATGAAAATTTCTGTGGGCGAAATATGATTGTAGTACTGCAAATGATGAAAATGTACATCTATAACATAATATAGACAgctttcaaaagaaaaaaagaataatgGAAATTACATAATAGCAGCTCTTAGTGGTTGACTGGAAGTTTTTTCAGTACTAAATTCTCTCAGCAAACTAAGATTTACACCCACATTGTTGTAAAAGGATGTTGTTGGTAAATCTAATGAAATTGAAGTCGTCGATTCTGTGATGAGTTATCAACTGCGCCCCCATTGTTTTGACTTTTGAATCTGAAACTAGGATCACTTAATTGACAAACTTGTCATCCCCATGTAGGTGTTGAAAGCACAGAGAACTGCAAAGGACAAAGGATATTCTGATGTCCTCTATTTGGATGCCGTTCACAACAAATATCTGGAAGAAGTTTCTTCATGCAATATTTTCGTTGTGAAAGTATGATTCTTCACATGGCAGTTCTTATTTTCTTAAATCTGTTTCAGTATCTGCAGTTAAAAGTAGTTTTTGCGATCGAATCCTGTGGGGGCATCCTAGTTATGTACAACTTTTGCCCCCTCTACAAACTAAGCAAGTCTAATGTGGATGATAAGCTACTATTCTTTGTTTTATTCTTATTAGTATGCTGTCAAGTTCTTCTTGAGGAACATTATCTCACCAAGTTAAGGACTGCAGAAATGTTACTTATATTTGCTATGGTCTTTTGCACCAGGGCAATGCTATTTCCACTCCAGCAATAGAAGGAACGATATTGCCTGGTATCACAAGGAAAAGTATCATCGAAGTTGCCGAGAGCAAAGGCTACAAGGTAAATGTTGGTCACCAAAAATCGACAGTTGATCGGAAGTACTATATGTTGCTTTGCTTTATATGGCCTTAGTTAACACAATGTGCTTCATTTAAGGTGGAGGAACGCCATGTGTCCGTAGACGAACTGCTTGATGCAGACGAAGTTTTCTGCACAGGAACTGCTGTTGTGGTTTCACCCGTGGGGAGCATTACCTATAAGGGGAAAAGGTGAAGCTTCTGCTCTGCCTTGGAACTGTCAATTTTTACCTCGTTTAATTTGGCTGTTCAAACACTGACAAATAAGCCATGTACTACTAGAACTCAGACCACCATGCATTTTCTTCTGCTTTTCAGGGTAGAATACGATGGCAACCAAGGAGTCGGCGTGGTGTCACAGCAGCTTTACACCTCGCTGACGAGCCTCCAGATGGGCCACACAGAGGATCGGATGGGCTGGACCGTTCAACTGAATTAAGTATCATGTCACCGATCTTGGCTCGACAGATTTCCAGAACACTGCTATGGCAGATGAATTAAACTCTTCAACTGGGACCTAGGGGAAGCTaatgtgcaattctcttgtttaccATCGAATAGGATCTTGGGAAAAATGGTCAATTGGGCTGAGCAGCTAGAAAGAGTTCCTGAACATGGCACATGAATATGTGTTTATCATCTCATTTTTTTTTCAGAATAATAAACGTTGCTCCAAATGTATCAAGTGATGTAAAACAGAGAAATTTCTCTTTAAAAAAAATGTAGCTGTTGCCAATCTGTTTTCTGTTGATGATGCTGATGACAATGTTCTTTTCCTATCTTGTATGCTGAGTACAGCTTGAGTGTGCGGCCCTGACCGCTGGGTTACCGGACCAATTTATTGTGATTTCTTGACGTGAAATTGTCTAGTCAAATTAAAATTCGTGTCAACTTTGATTAGTACACTTTTACTGGAACAGATTGATATTTACTGAAACAAAAGTGTATTATTATTTTATACTGTATTTACCAAGTATTAGAATAACTGTATTGATACTAGTATGCATGTTTTGGTGAGATGTGTATGCATAGTGACCTGGTTCATGGATGCGGTCGATCTTGATTTTAATTCTGGAGATGCGTCAATTTAAACAAAGTCTATACACAACTATTAATCGATTGCCTTATTCATTTTGCACTGAGAAGCGCTTGAAGAGATTATGCATAATTCACAAATCTTGGAGCACTATATTTATTTCTCTTGAGAAGAAATTATTAACAATCAATGCTAGTCAAGGTACCATATGTGACTGAACAAGAAATTGGTAACAACAATCAATACTAGTCATAATTAGCAATACAATACATGAACCAGAATGGGACTACATAATGTAGCATTCCTTGTCTTCAAGAAAC is a genomic window containing:
- the LOC123093865 gene encoding branched-chain amino acid aminotransferase 2, chloroplastic isoform X1, coding for MELGLASSRGPAGPSLAVAGRRPRSSLSPPLPRPLSLQVQTRGYSMPTLHYKDHTTVGCQASVATKYMETDDTVDLDWENLGFGLVDTDFMYMAKCGPDGNFSKGEILPFGPIALSPSAGVLNYGQGLFEGLKAYRKTDGSVLLFRPEENAIRMKNGSDRMCMPAPSVEQFVDAVKQTVLANKRWVPPTGKGSLYIRPLLIGSGAILGLAPAPEYTFLIYVSPVGNYFKEGLAPINLIIEDNFHRAAPGGTGGVKTIGNYASVLKAQRTAKDKGYSDVLYLDAVHNKYLEEVSSCNIFVVKGNAISTPAIEGTILPGITRKSIIEVAESKGYKVEERHVSVDELLDADEVFCTGTAVVVSPVGSITYKGKRVEYDGNQGVGVVSQQLYTSLTSLQMGHTEDRMGWTVQLN
- the LOC123093865 gene encoding branched-chain amino acid aminotransferase 2, chloroplastic isoform X2, whose translation is MPTLHYKDHTTVGCQASVATKYMETDDTVDLDWENLGFGLVDTDFMYMAKCGPDGNFSKGEILPFGPIALSPSAGVLNYGQGLFEGLKAYRKTDGSVLLFRPEENAIRMKNGSDRMCMPAPSVEQFVDAVKQTVLANKRWVPPTGKGSLYIRPLLIGSGAILGLAPAPEYTFLIYVSPVGNYFKEGLAPINLIIEDNFHRAAPGGTGGVKTIGNYASVLKAQRTAKDKGYSDVLYLDAVHNKYLEEVSSCNIFVVKGNAISTPAIEGTILPGITRKSIIEVAESKGYKVEERHVSVDELLDADEVFCTGTAVVVSPVGSITYKGKRVEYDGNQGVGVVSQQLYTSLTSLQMGHTEDRMGWTVQLN